A window of Trichomycterus rosablanca isolate fTriRos1 chromosome 5, fTriRos1.hap1, whole genome shotgun sequence contains these coding sequences:
- the sertad4 gene encoding SERTA domain-containing protein 4, with product MTLVLSINPFFDHEAEAAPPIYQPVWESERRNPNHLTPEGDTHKLSREPACRQITYFKRKYMEDEDSLIKFRSYSYTGSQVESLEEHSHVLHLSLDKMRFTDDPEAFLRRSVLINNLLRRLRTEILLHRAWSFMPGPAPVSLTMPIFTHPDRGHKRLRLLQEEKDECLSDCCCFYEASRYVRFPVCIYKQKIEPSSSSPLLTNDLEQHLDEEEVSEEERNTEEDLDSLCPGLDQCEAMLRAKQQSIKDKQDANVGNGNETGHQGALVWDQQGRK from the exons ATGACACTGGTCCTGTCCATAAACCCTTTCTTTGATCATGAAGCTGAAGCTGCACCGCCAATTTACCAACCAGTCTGGGAGTCTGAACGCAGGAATCCCAACCACCTTACACCTGAGGGCGACACCCACAAGCTCAGTAGGG AGCCTGCTTGCAGACAAATCACTTACTTCAAGAGGAAATACATGGAGGACGAGGATTCTCTGATAAAATTCAGAAGTTACAGTTACACT GGGTCTCAAGTAGAATCTCTGGAGGAGCACTCTCATGTGCTTCATCTCTCTTTGGATAAGATGCGCTTTACTGATGATCCTGAAGCTTTTCTGCGCCGCTCCGTTCTCATCAACAACCTCCTGCGCCGCCTCCGAACCGAAATCCTTCTCCACAGGGCGTGGTCTTTCATGCCAGGTCCTGCCCCTGTTTCCTTGACAATGCCGATCTTTACCCATCCGGACCGGGGCCATAAGAGGTTGCGTTTGCTTCAGGAGGAAAAAGATGAGTGTCTTTCTGATTGTTGTTGCTTCTATGAAGCGAGTCGCTATGTGCGATTCCCAGTGTGCATTTATAAACAGAAAATTGAACCTTCATCATCCTCgccattattaacaaatgaccTTGAGCAACATTTAGATGAGGAAGAGGTCAGTGAGGAAGAACGCAACACAGAGGAGGATCTTGACTCTCTTTGTCCCGGATTGGACCAGTGCGAAGCTATGTTACGAGCAAAACAACAAAGTATAAAAGATAAACAAGATGCAAATGTTGGAAATGGCAATGAAACAGGACACCAGGGGGCGCTAGTTTGGGATCAGCAAGGGAGAAAATAG
- the syt14a gene encoding synaptotagmin-14: protein MPGGERSCGVHELICIRKVSPEALGFLSAIAVFIFLMIIIFLFLNNKLSIENVAPQPLDHYRKSKDLPDKSYGEADFQAWSSDSDDEVMGQYQEAMTRSRGLRGQCAGAEAPHHKSFSWKSQTKYCPLSSEYDGYSSEASAEDVNCIQRMRLTPPLDELQPPPYQDEDGSASELADNKSEAHEPESFSNTKALEEDVPSDSTAVLSPEDLSVRGSSSPLLKLYSPDSPFSPFGTLHVIFDYDSHQRCLSVTVTAVTDLPSPRRTPGLAWQLHLVLLPAKKQRAKTGISRGRNLSETFRFSHVLSESIGNYSVRFRLYSFSKVKKESKLLGEKIFYLTKLNLQGKMAVPVPLEPCCSAAASESQLSASAASCSETASTFQSAAQRTSPEILLGLVYNATTGRLSVEVIKGCHFKNIATNKPPNTYVKLTLLNSMGQEMSKCKTSLCRGQPNPIYRETFVFQVALFQLSDVTLILSVYNKRSIKRKEMIGWISLGLNSSGEEELTHWTQMKESKGQQVCRWHSLLES from the exons ATGCCAG GCGGCGAGCGTAGCTGTGGAGTACATGAACTCATCTGCATCAGAAAAG TGTCTCCTGAAGCTCTGGGCTTCCTGTCCGCCAtcgctgtttttatttttcttatgaTCATCATTTTTCTCTTTCTCAATAACAAACTATCCATTGAGAACGTCGCTCCACAACCACTCGACCACTACAGGAAGAGCAAGGACCTGCcag ATAAAAGCTATGGAGAGGCAGATTTTCAGGCCTGGTCATCAGACAGTGATGATGAGGTGATGGGTCAGTATCAGGAAGCCATGACACGCTCGCGGGGCCTCCGGGGTCAATGCGCAGGGGCAGAAGCCCCTCATCACAAAAGTTTTAGTTGGAAGTCTCAGACGAAATACTGCCCCCTGTCGTCTGAGTATGATGGCTACAGCAGTGAAGCCTCAGCTGAAGACG TAAACTGCATTCAGAGGATGAGGTTGACTCCGCCCCTTGACGAGCTGCAGCCGCCGCCCTATCAAGATGAGGACGGCTCTGCCTCTGAACTAGCCGACAACAAAAGTGAAGCTCATGAGCCTGAGAGTTTCAGCAACACCAAGGCCCTCGAGGAGGACGTCCCTAGTGACAGCACAGCCGTACTCAGTCCTGAG GATCTTTCAGTACGTGGttcctcctctcctctccttaaGCTTTACTCCCCCGACTCGCCCTTCTCACCTTTCGGGACGCTGCACGTCATTTTCGACTACGACTCCCACCAGCGCTGCCTttctgtcactgtcactgcagtgaccgATCTCCCATCACCTCGCCGGACCCCAGGTCTGGCCTGGCAGCTGCACCTGGTTCTCCTTCCCGCCAAAAAACAGCGTGCCAAGACGGGCATTTCCAGAGGGCGGAACCTCAGTGAGACTTTCCGTTTCAGCCACGTCCTGTCAGAGAGCATTGGGAACTATTCTGTAAGGTTCCGCCTCTACAGCTTCAGCAAAGTGAAAAAAGAGAGTAAACTGCTGGGAGAGAAAATCTTCTACCTCACTAAACTCAACCTGCAGGGCAAAATGGCTGTTCCCGTCCCACTGGAGCCTTGCTGCAGTGCTGCG GCCAGTGAATCACAGTTGAGTGCATCTGCTGCATCCTGCAGTGAGACGGCCTCCACCTTCCAGTCTGCAGCTCAGAGAACCTCACCAGAGATTCTGCTAGGCCTTGTTTACAACGCCACCACGGGTCGTCTCTCTGTGGAAGTAATCAAGGGTTGTCACTTTAAAAACATCGCCACCAACAAACCACCCA ACACGTATGTGAAGCTGACCCTGCTGAACTCGATGGGTCAGGAGATGTCCAAGTGTAAGACGTCTCTGTGCCGCGGCCAGCCCAACCCTATCTACAGGGAGACGTTCGTGTTCCAGGTGGCGCTGTTCCAGCTTTCGGACGTCACGCTCATCCTCTCTGTCTACAACAAGCGCAGCATCAAGCGAAAGGAGATGATTGGCTGGATCTCGCTGGGCCTGAACAGCTCCGGGGAGGAGGAGCTCACTCACTGGACTCAGATGAAGGAGTCGAAAGGACAGCAGGTGTGTCGATGGCACAGTCTACTAGAGTCCTAA